A genomic stretch from Helianthus annuus cultivar XRQ/B chromosome 1, HanXRQr2.0-SUNRISE, whole genome shotgun sequence includes:
- the LOC110869531 gene encoding uncharacterized protein LOC110869531, with protein sequence MEKLVLALLHASRRLHRYFTGHVITVLSNFHIDTILQKPETSGRLAKWAIELGGHNILYRPRPAIKGQVLVDFVTEVPVEKIKDCEIVETPAKDTSNELWLLYTDKASNEDGAGAGLRLVSPEKHEFTYAIKLDFKNTNNKAEYEAFLAGLRLAIKMGAQNLQAHVDSLLIASQINGIYDAKGEVMALYLENAKELLQRFKSYKVVHINRSENKPADALSKLASTSFQHLAKDVRIEVLKNPSVLLRQVNVIEVGQPSWMTPIIQYLQEGILPESKAEVRKIQNKALHYEMNDGILYRKSYLGPLLRCVDPQDANYLIREIHEGICGIHAGPRMVVAKIMNAGYYWPGMHVDALRELRKCDSCQRHSPKTLHPKNDLIPVSTAWPFQQWGIDMVGPFPDAPGTVKFIIVAVDYFTKWVEAKALASTTAMMVHKFI encoded by the coding sequence atggaaaagttggtactgGCGCTGCTTCATGCTTCTAGAAGGCTGCACAGGTACTTTACAGGGCACGTAATCACAGTACTTTCCAACTTTCACATCGACACAATATTGCAAAAACCAGAGACGTCTGGGCGGTTAGCAAAATGGGCGATTGAACTAGGGGGCCACAACATCTTGTacaggccgcgcccagccatcaAGGGTCAAGTCCTTGTGGACTTCGTCACAGAAGTTCCAGTAGAAAAAATCAAAGATTGTGAGATTGTTGAGACTCCCGCGAAGGATACATCTAACGAGTTGTGGTTGCTGTACACTGATAAAGCATCAAATGAGGACGGCGCAGGAGCAGGGTTGCGCCTCGTAAGCCCTGAGAAGCATGAATTTACATATGCCATCAAGTTGGACTTCAAGAACACCAACAACAAGGCGGAATATGAGGCATTTCTGGCAGGCTTGCGCCTCGCCATAAAAATGGGAGCTCAAAATCTACAAGCACATGTTGATTCACTTCTGATCGCGAGTCAAATCAATGGAATTTACGATGCAAAGGGCGAGGTCATGGCCCTGTATTTAGAAAATGCGAAAGAATTACTTCAACGCTTCAAGTCATACAAGGTGGTTCACATCAATCGCTCTGAAAACAAACCAGCAGACGCTTTGAGCAAGCTCGCTTCAACTTCCTTTCAACATCTAGCCAAAGATGTAAGGATTGAAGTACTCAAGAATCCATCAGTCCTGCTACGCCAGGTAAATGTGATTGAAGTAGGGCAGCCATCGTGGATGACCCCTATAATTCAATATCTACAAGAAGGGATACTCCCGGAAAGCAAAGCAGAGGTAAGGAAGATCCAGAACAAGGCCTTGCACTATGAAATGAATGATGGTATTTTATACCGAAAATCCTATTTAGGGCCCCTGTTGCGCTGTGTGGACCCTCAAGATGCAAATTACTTGATCAGAGAGATCCACGAAGGGATCTGCGGCATCCAtgcaggaccacgcatggttgTCGCAAAGATTATGAATGCTGGTTATtactggccagggatgcatgtcgATGCTCTAAGGGAGTTGCGCAAATGTGACTCATGTCAGAGACACTCCCCGAAGACCCTGCACCCGAAGAATGATCTCATCCCTGTATCCACTGCTTGGCCCTTCCAACAGTGGGGAATTGAtatggtgggacctttccctgatgCTCCGGGAACCGTAAAGTTCATAATTGTGGCTGTTGATTATTTTACtaagtgggtggaggccaaagctcTCGCTTCAACCACTGCAATGATGGTGCACAAGTTTATCTAG